Proteins co-encoded in one Deltaproteobacteria bacterium genomic window:
- a CDS encoding MBL fold metallo-hydrolase yields the protein MDQILKGLYRLGGPKFPAFLVVGSHRVVQVDAGPAFVGPEVLQDIPKVLGKGRGPDFLFHTHSHFDHVGSTPFLQRHFPDIKAGGSEMFARRLSQTKTGKAMANLNRALVRQSNMDRAFIPGDFDYSLLTVEQILKNGDFVDLGGGASLEVIATPGHTSDSLSFFLPHLEAVLAGDALGIMPGDDFWVAPQFLSGYEDYLDSIERIRKRAPKTILLGHHSVVHQGECERFFNAAVADCRAFREMIEQYLKESQMQEEMVVQRIHADEYHTLRKGKQPEAAFLLNLTAQVRLIAIGLKRDRVV from the coding sequence ATGGATCAAATTTTAAAAGGACTTTATCGCTTGGGAGGTCCCAAGTTTCCTGCTTTTCTCGTGGTGGGGAGCCATCGTGTTGTCCAAGTCGATGCCGGGCCCGCCTTTGTGGGGCCGGAGGTTCTGCAGGACATCCCCAAAGTGCTGGGGAAAGGAAGAGGACCGGACTTTCTTTTCCATACCCATTCCCACTTCGACCATGTGGGCAGCACCCCCTTTTTGCAGCGGCACTTTCCGGATATAAAAGCAGGCGGCAGCGAAATGTTCGCCAGGCGGCTCTCGCAGACAAAGACCGGGAAAGCCATGGCGAATCTCAACCGCGCGCTTGTCCGGCAAAGTAATATGGACAGGGCCTTTATCCCCGGGGATTTTGACTACAGCCTTCTGACCGTTGAACAGATCCTTAAAAACGGGGATTTTGTCGATCTGGGCGGCGGGGCATCGCTTGAGGTCATCGCCACCCCCGGCCACACCAGCGACAGTCTGAGTTTCTTTTTGCCCCATCTGGAGGCCGTGCTGGCAGGCGATGCGCTCGGAATCATGCCGGGAGATGATTTTTGGGTGGCGCCCCAGTTTCTATCCGGCTATGAGGACTATCTCGACTCCATCGAGCGGATCCGGAAGAGAGCGCCGAAAACCATCCTGTTGGGTCATCACTCCGTAGTGCACCAAGGGGAATGCGAAAGATTTTTCAATGCCGCTGTAGCCGACTGCCGGGCCTTCCGGGAGATGATCGAACAATACCTGAAAGAATCCCAGATGCAGGAAGAAATGGTCGTCCAGCGTATCCACGCGGACGAGTATCATACGCTTCGCAAGGGCAAACAGCCCGAGGCGGCTTTTCTTTTAAACCTCACCGCCCAGGTTCGCTTGATCGCCATAGGGTTGAAAAGGGACCGGGTGGTCTAG
- a CDS encoding acyl-CoA thioesterase, translating to MGEFCSASVTLRVPYYDVDVMDVVWNGNYFKYFERARQALFLECGLDLRSYMIEKKIVFPVIRSKIKHIRPLRVNDEFICTAHLKEAKIKIVLGFEVRLAANGLICAKGESEQVALQLPEMEMAFKIPEDIREALCGRS from the coding sequence ATGGGGGAATTCTGTTCGGCCAGTGTGACTTTGCGCGTTCCGTATTACGATGTCGACGTTATGGATGTCGTTTGGAATGGAAATTATTTTAAGTACTTCGAAAGGGCTCGACAAGCCCTCTTTTTGGAATGCGGATTGGATTTGCGAAGTTACATGATAGAAAAAAAAATCGTTTTCCCCGTAATCCGCTCCAAGATCAAACATATCCGACCTTTAAGAGTGAACGATGAGTTCATTTGTACCGCCCATCTGAAAGAAGCGAAGATAAAGATCGTTTTAGGTTTTGAAGTAAGGCTGGCCGCGAATGGATTGATCTGCGCCAAAGGCGAAAGCGAACAAGTGGCGCTTCAATTACCCGAAATGGAGATGGCTTTTAAAATTCCTGAAGACATCCGGGAAGCATTATGCGGGAGATCATAA
- a CDS encoding beta-ketoacyl-[acyl-carrier-protein] synthase family protein gives MSNPSGTKCNRVVLSGVGLVTPLGVGKDAFTQKLSRGDCGIAPITTFNTSPFASKLGAAVTDFNPRALISAKNLRKMDRTSSLASASARMALEDAGVSINVSNRDRTGIILGTAVGSSDVAAQFAGVLFSEGPGMASPFLVPNTVMNAPAGHTSIELGFRGVNSTINHREASAETAIVYAASAIKQGRADVMFAGGVDIISEFFFRVLTHFKALSPTNGGPEGARPFDLRRNGPVVGEGAGMVCLETLSQAEARGVRPYCEIAGWGLSSAPAPPTDWPSDPRGPVLAITRALNSAGIAPSHIDYVSAAASGGSRLDALEAEALSIVFGSAADRPYISALKGAVGESFSSGGIRVAAMALSIKAGSIPPTVGLKDPIRPLRFVMDKKMDLPINYGLINGFSSGGTFVSLVLKNIT, from the coding sequence ATGAGTAACCCGTCGGGTACAAAGTGTAATCGTGTGGTCCTGTCCGGGGTCGGCCTGGTCACTCCCTTAGGGGTTGGCAAGGATGCTTTTACGCAGAAACTTTCCAGGGGAGACTGCGGCATCGCCCCGATTACGACTTTTAATACGTCCCCTTTTGCTTCCAAACTGGGGGCGGCCGTAACGGACTTTAACCCCAGAGCGTTAATCTCCGCGAAAAATCTTCGCAAGATGGACCGGACTTCCTCTCTGGCCTCCGCTTCAGCCAGGATGGCCCTGGAGGATGCCGGGGTCAGCATAAACGTCTCCAACCGAGATCGGACGGGGATTATCCTGGGGACCGCCGTCGGCAGCTCCGACGTGGCCGCCCAGTTTGCCGGAGTGCTTTTCAGCGAAGGCCCGGGGATGGCCAGTCCGTTTCTGGTGCCGAATACCGTGATGAACGCACCAGCCGGCCATACTTCCATCGAGCTTGGCTTCAGGGGGGTCAACTCAACCATCAATCACCGTGAGGCTTCGGCCGAGACCGCCATCGTCTACGCCGCTTCTGCGATTAAACAAGGTCGGGCCGATGTAATGTTTGCCGGTGGCGTAGATATTATTTCAGAATTTTTTTTTAGAGTGCTGACCCATTTTAAGGCCCTTTCCCCGACAAACGGGGGGCCGGAGGGAGCGCGTCCCTTTGACCTCCGGCGAAACGGACCGGTAGTCGGCGAGGGGGCGGGGATGGTCTGCCTTGAAACCTTATCGCAGGCCGAGGCCCGCGGGGTCAGACCCTATTGTGAAATCGCCGGATGGGGCCTGAGCTCAGCGCCGGCCCCGCCCACCGACTGGCCTTCAGATCCCCGGGGGCCGGTCCTGGCGATCACACGGGCGCTGAATTCGGCAGGGATCGCCCCCAGCCATATCGATTATGTCTCGGCCGCCGCCAGTGGCGGCAGCAGACTGGACGCCCTTGAGGCCGAGGCGCTGTCCATCGTATTTGGAAGCGCTGCCGATCGACCCTATATCAGCGCCCTTAAAGGGGCTGTCGGTGAGAGCTTCTCCTCCGGGGGGATAAGGGTGGCGGCCATGGCCCTATCGATAAAGGCGGGAAGCATTCCCCCCACGGTCGGTCTAAAAGATCCGATACGACCGCTGCGGTTTGTCATGGACAAAAAGATGGACCTGCCCATTAATTACGGCTTAATCAACGGGTTTTCATCCGGGGGGACCTTTGTTTCTCTGGTGCTGAAGAACATTACCTAA
- a CDS encoding NAD(P)/FAD-dependent oxidoreductase, translating to MPTPEGVKEKVLVIGSGIGGLSTGIILAKLGFEVTVIEKNQQPGGMMRSYARRGVQCNVGLHYMGALDQGQILRRCFDFLDITDQLPLIRMGIDGPVDRYLFTDNHLGIERFDVPTGFEAYEAGLNAAFPTQRTQVAALMTLLRRSADQFDRLSFLYADRPTEYWFDQAEPLGAIFDRIGCSPGLRTVFGLPSVLIGVPHAVCPQFYHTMTLASYLMSAWRLKGQGATMADVCAQRLTSLGGSLRTGETVSGIRTVDGHVRGVTLDSGEILDASIVVGAIHPKGVIALLGPDVVKASYRRRIMGLKDTPGMMAVHALVPAERYPEILHNLYAVQADPNGGLQDLIFLQLRSSDLPGQNLLTLITSGHNELWQAWQQTRSGQRGPDYIQKKLVLAQSLIERAEKIIGPFHGLQVLDIFTPLTIRDWVNSPEGSAYGVMRSSQQLLSAALLNRTSLRGLFLAGQSVLSPGILGTILGSFTTVKFIVGSERFRQEVRI from the coding sequence ATGCCTACACCCGAAGGGGTCAAGGAAAAGGTCCTGGTCATCGGGTCCGGTATCGGCGGCCTGAGCACGGGCATCATTTTAGCCAAGCTCGGGTTCGAGGTCACCGTCATCGAGAAGAATCAACAACCCGGCGGGATGATGCGCAGTTACGCCCGCCGAGGGGTGCAGTGCAATGTCGGTCTCCATTATATGGGCGCCCTGGACCAAGGGCAAATTCTACGCCGTTGTTTCGATTTTCTGGACATTACGGATCAGCTTCCGCTTATTCGGATGGGGATCGACGGGCCGGTGGATCGGTATCTTTTCACCGATAACCATCTTGGGATCGAACGTTTCGATGTGCCCACCGGTTTTGAAGCCTACGAAGCCGGTTTAAACGCCGCCTTTCCAACCCAAAGAACACAAGTGGCCGCTTTGATGACTCTGTTGCGCCGCAGCGCCGATCAATTTGACCGACTGTCTTTTCTATATGCCGATCGACCGACTGAGTACTGGTTTGATCAAGCCGAGCCGCTGGGGGCGATTTTCGACCGTATCGGCTGTTCCCCCGGGCTGCGGACGGTTTTCGGACTGCCCTCGGTCCTGATCGGTGTCCCTCACGCGGTCTGTCCCCAGTTCTATCACACCATGACTCTGGCCAGCTACCTGATGTCTGCCTGGCGACTAAAGGGGCAGGGAGCGACCATGGCTGACGTCTGCGCTCAACGCCTGACATCCCTGGGAGGAAGCTTGCGTACCGGAGAAACGGTATCCGGCATCCGAACGGTCGACGGCCACGTCCGGGGTGTCACCCTGGATTCGGGTGAAATCCTTGACGCCTCCATCGTTGTTGGCGCCATCCACCCCAAGGGGGTGATTGCGTTACTGGGGCCCGACGTCGTCAAGGCCTCCTATCGTCGGCGGATCATGGGGTTAAAGGATACCCCCGGCATGATGGCGGTCCACGCCCTGGTGCCGGCCGAGAGGTACCCCGAAATTTTACACAACCTGTACGCAGTACAGGCCGATCCCAACGGCGGCCTCCAGGACCTGATCTTTCTGCAATTGCGCTCCAGCGACCTGCCGGGACAAAACCTGCTGACACTGATCACTTCCGGCCATAATGAATTATGGCAGGCCTGGCAGCAGACCCGCTCCGGCCAGCGCGGGCCGGATTACATCCAAAAGAAGCTGGTGTTGGCCCAGAGTCTGATCGAAAGGGCAGAAAAGATTATCGGTCCTTTCCATGGGCTACAGGTCCTCGACATCTTTACGCCTTTGACCATCCGGGATTGGGTCAACAGCCCCGAAGGATCGGCCTACGGCGTAATGCGCTCGAGCCAACAGTTGCTTTCGGCCGCGCTGTTGAATCGTACTTCATTGCGAGGCCTCTTTTTGGCCGGCCAAAGCGTGTTGTCCCCGGGTATTTTGGGGACCATTTTGGGTTCTTTCACCACAGTGAAGTTCATCGTAGGCTCAGAGCGATTCCGGCAGGAGGTGCGGATATAA
- a CDS encoding long-chain fatty acid--CoA ligase codes for MNIGEWIYKRALTYPQRPFLKQEDRAFTNRQFNARVNQTARALTALGVKKGERVATLMVNSCEFLEVFFACAKTGAMIVPINLKLALPEMGYIIKDAAPRALIYSAEFVGKAEGLKTASTAVEHYLHHGGDQFSGDPSLSDFTASFPEEEPIPAEEVTLKDPLVIMYTSGTTGDPKGAVLSHENFLFGAIHSLIGYGINSNCKSLVVAPLFHIGALVASATPVIYAGGSLVLKSFDNPSEVVQLICAEKINYMFAVPVMFDLMAKTDVWERADFSHVNFFITGGAPMPVSLIRKYQGKGIRFAQGYAMTETLRLTSLDLEDSIRKAGSVGKEVFHTHLRIVDDSGRDVPPGEVGEIVVKGPTVLLKYWNKAQETRDAFRDGWFHTGDLGKQDPEGFFYIVGRKVDMIISSGENIYAAEVERAIESIPQVAEAAAIGMPDPQRGEVVAAFVLLNESAALTEEGLRSVLLEKIAHFKIPKNVVFVKEFPRNSAGKILKRELKKGLEKTD; via the coding sequence ATGAACATAGGGGAGTGGATTTACAAGCGCGCCCTCACTTATCCGCAACGGCCTTTTCTAAAACAGGAAGACCGGGCCTTCACCAACCGCCAGTTCAATGCGCGGGTGAACCAAACCGCCCGCGCGCTGACAGCCCTTGGCGTCAAAAAGGGTGAACGGGTGGCCACCCTGATGGTCAACTCCTGCGAATTTCTGGAAGTCTTTTTTGCCTGCGCCAAAACCGGGGCCATGATCGTCCCCATTAATTTAAAACTGGCGCTGCCGGAAATGGGTTATATCATTAAAGATGCCGCCCCCCGGGCCCTGATTTATTCTGCTGAATTCGTAGGCAAGGCCGAGGGGCTTAAGACGGCCTCCACAGCGGTTGAACATTATCTCCACCATGGCGGCGACCAATTTTCCGGCGATCCTTCTCTTTCGGATTTTACGGCCTCATTTCCGGAAGAAGAACCGATTCCCGCGGAGGAAGTGACCCTGAAAGATCCCTTAGTCATCATGTATACCTCCGGGACGACCGGCGATCCCAAAGGGGCCGTGCTTTCCCATGAAAATTTTCTTTTTGGGGCCATCCATTCCCTGATCGGCTACGGCATCAACTCCAACTGCAAATCCCTTGTAGTTGCTCCCCTTTTTCACATCGGAGCCCTGGTCGCTTCGGCAACCCCGGTCATTTATGCCGGGGGCTCGCTGGTCCTGAAAAGTTTCGACAACCCTTCGGAAGTGGTTCAGCTTATCTGCGCTGAAAAAATCAACTACATGTTTGCGGTGCCGGTGATGTTTGACCTGATGGCCAAAACCGACGTCTGGGAAAGAGCCGATTTTTCCCATGTCAATTTCTTCATTACCGGCGGGGCTCCCATGCCTGTTTCCCTGATCCGCAAATATCAGGGAAAGGGCATCCGGTTCGCCCAGGGGTATGCCATGACCGAAACCCTGCGACTGACCTCCCTGGATCTCGAAGACTCTATCCGCAAAGCCGGCTCGGTCGGCAAAGAGGTATTCCACACCCATTTGCGAATCGTAGACGACAGCGGCCGGGATGTGCCGCCGGGCGAAGTTGGAGAGATTGTGGTCAAGGGCCCTACCGTCTTATTAAAATACTGGAATAAGGCGCAGGAGACGCGGGATGCTTTCCGCGATGGATGGTTTCACACCGGCGATCTGGGGAAACAGGACCCAGAGGGGTTTTTTTATATTGTCGGCCGAAAGGTCGATATGATTATCAGTTCAGGCGAGAATATCTATGCCGCCGAAGTGGAGCGGGCCATCGAATCGATTCCTCAAGTAGCGGAGGCCGCAGCGATCGGGATGCCGGATCCCCAGAGGGGCGAAGTGGTGGCGGCCTTTGTTTTGCTGAACGAGAGCGCTGCGCTGACTGAAGAAGGACTTCGATCAGTCCTTCTTGAAAAGATTGCGCACTTTAAGATTCCCAAAAACGTCGTTTTTGTAAAAGAATTTCCCCGCAACAGTGCCGGTAAAATACTGAAAAGGGAGCTTAAGAAAGGTCTCGAAAAGACGGATTAG
- a CDS encoding outer membrane lipoprotein carrier protein LolA — protein MKRILFFCVLMTLGLQLSVAGASQDLASLKEIAKNIQSIKADFIQKRFLPILTKPLLSEGRFFFCLPGSLRWEYLSPLRSVMLQKGDTIKLYHFSEGAWKPETTPAVESRRMVLAEINRWFQGRFDESKAFKPLYSPGPPARVILTPGEGIDKFIQRIEIVLSAKPGVIDRVEIKEPGGSLTSMEFKKVETNSKIPAEIFDTP, from the coding sequence TTGAAAAGAATTCTGTTTTTCTGTGTTTTAATGACCCTCGGCCTTCAGCTTTCCGTTGCAGGGGCTTCCCAGGATTTGGCTTCCCTAAAGGAAATCGCTAAAAATATCCAGTCCATTAAGGCCGATTTTATTCAGAAGAGGTTTCTTCCCATCCTCACGAAACCTCTTCTTTCTGAAGGCAGATTTTTTTTCTGCCTCCCCGGTTCCCTGAGATGGGAGTACCTAAGCCCCCTTCGAAGCGTTATGCTGCAGAAAGGGGACACCATTAAGCTTTACCATTTCTCTGAAGGGGCCTGGAAACCGGAAACGACACCGGCAGTTGAGTCCAGACGAATGGTGCTGGCCGAAATCAACCGTTGGTTTCAAGGTCGTTTCGATGAAAGTAAGGCCTTCAAACCTCTCTATTCTCCTGGACCTCCGGCCCGGGTTATTTTGACCCCCGGGGAGGGGATCGACAAATTTATCCAGCGGATTGAGATTGTCCTCTCTGCCAAGCCGGGAGTGATTGATCGGGTGGAGATAAAAGAACCAGGGGGTTCCCTGACCTCGATGGAATTCAAAAAAGTAGAAACCAATTCCAAAATCCCAGCCGAGATTTTCGATACCCCATGA
- a CDS encoding beta-ketoacyl-[acyl-carrier-protein] synthase family protein produces MLYLTDKQFQAEAVVTHGKNFFKKKIEKERVVITGLGTINAIAGSASQFSAALRQGVCGIGPVTVFDTTDFRTRTGGEVKNFVPSERIPPEFSLKRMSRSDRMAMAAALEALSDAGLFPFPEVLQADTGVVIGGGAGGMLEGEEAYRQYLQGSGKGVHYSSFSAFCCASSADQIASNLGLMGPKTTFMTACSSGATAIGYARDLIREGSATAVIAGGAEPLCRITYGAFNALKAVDLEYCKPFDKNRQGLSLGEGAGIMILEALSQAQRRGVRIYGEVLGYGVSCDSFHMTAPDPQASGAVRCIEAALQDSGVAPEQLDYINAHGTATPANDPIETRAIKTVFGQRAYHIPVSSTKSMTGHTLGAAGAIEAVVCVLGISQHFIPPTIHLTEPDPECDLDYVTEGCRELEVNIVLSNSFAFGGNNTAIVLGRYTPRGIAHE; encoded by the coding sequence TTGCTGTACCTGACGGATAAACAGTTTCAGGCCGAGGCCGTGGTGACCCATGGGAAAAACTTTTTTAAGAAAAAAATAGAAAAAGAAAGAGTTGTCATCACCGGACTGGGAACCATCAATGCCATCGCCGGGAGTGCGTCTCAATTCAGCGCAGCTCTGAGGCAAGGGGTCTGCGGCATCGGACCGGTCACGGTCTTTGATACGACCGACTTCAGGACCCGGACCGGCGGGGAAGTTAAAAATTTTGTCCCCTCCGAGAGGATCCCGCCGGAATTCTCATTAAAGCGGATGTCTCGTTCGGACCGCATGGCCATGGCGGCTGCGCTGGAGGCCTTGAGCGATGCGGGACTATTCCCTTTTCCGGAAGTCCTGCAGGCGGATACCGGCGTGGTTATCGGCGGCGGGGCCGGCGGCATGCTGGAAGGCGAGGAGGCCTATCGCCAATATCTCCAGGGCAGCGGTAAGGGCGTCCATTATTCGTCCTTTTCGGCCTTTTGCTGCGCCTCTTCCGCGGACCAGATCGCCTCAAACTTAGGGCTCATGGGACCCAAAACCACTTTTATGACCGCCTGTTCATCCGGCGCCACGGCCATCGGGTATGCCAGGGATCTGATCCGGGAGGGGTCGGCAACCGCTGTTATCGCCGGCGGCGCCGAACCCCTTTGCCGGATTACTTACGGCGCTTTTAACGCGCTGAAGGCGGTGGACCTCGAATATTGCAAGCCTTTCGATAAAAACCGGCAGGGGCTCTCTCTCGGTGAAGGTGCCGGCATCATGATCCTGGAGGCCTTGAGCCAGGCGCAAAGGCGGGGAGTGCGCATCTACGGGGAGGTCCTCGGGTACGGGGTGAGTTGCGACAGCTTTCATATGACCGCTCCGGATCCCCAGGCTTCCGGGGCCGTGCGCTGTATTGAAGCCGCCTTGCAGGACAGCGGCGTCGCCCCTGAGCAATTGGACTATATCAACGCCCATGGCACGGCCACCCCTGCCAACGATCCTATAGAAACCAGGGCGATCAAGACGGTTTTCGGCCAACGGGCCTATCACATCCCGGTAAGTTCCACAAAATCCATGACGGGCCACACCTTGGGCGCGGCCGGCGCCATCGAAGCCGTGGTTTGCGTTCTGGGGATTTCTCAGCATTTTATTCCGCCGACGATCCATCTGACCGAACCCGACCCCGAATGTGATCTGGACTATGTTACTGAAGGCTGCCGGGAGTTGGAGGTGAATATCGTTCTTTCCAATTCTTTTGCCTTCGGCGGAAACAACACCGCCATCGTTTTGGGAAGGTATACCCCGAGAGGGATTGCCCATGAGTAA
- a CDS encoding 4'-phosphopantetheinyl transferase superfamily protein, protein MDSSNRRETSGPWSGIGQLQSACLGMVLLPIGTVFPVEESLLTHRERLRLERMGPRRRKSFIAARVALKRLARQLGLVEKTQPDRTIETFGPDDQRPCLAESGLYCSVSHDSRMVVAVAHNHPIGVDLEVISNKALRVLNSFWVGGEKDLISVSPLGPERAATLAWTVKEAAAKALGLHLVQALREIEIIRVGAEEGQFSYQGKIYPVRQAGGDGQVIALITCDDH, encoded by the coding sequence TTGGATTCTTCCAATCGCAGAGAGACGTCCGGTCCCTGGTCGGGAATCGGTCAGCTTCAGTCGGCCTGTCTCGGAATGGTTCTTCTCCCTATAGGTACGGTGTTCCCCGTTGAAGAGAGTCTCCTTACCCATCGGGAAAGATTAAGGCTTGAAAGGATGGGACCCAGAAGACGGAAGAGCTTCATTGCCGCCCGGGTGGCCTTGAAGAGGCTGGCCCGGCAGCTCGGCCTGGTAGAAAAAACTCAACCGGACCGGACCATTGAAACTTTTGGGCCTGATGACCAAAGGCCCTGTCTGGCGGAAAGTGGATTATATTGTTCTGTTTCCCATGACTCCCGGATGGTCGTAGCCGTGGCCCACAATCATCCGATTGGTGTGGATCTTGAAGTAATCTCAAATAAGGCTTTACGAGTCTTAAACTCCTTTTGGGTAGGGGGGGAAAAAGACCTGATTTCGGTTTCCCCTTTGGGCCCGGAACGAGCCGCCACCCTGGCCTGGACCGTCAAGGAGGCCGCGGCCAAGGCCTTGGGGCTTCATCTGGTTCAGGCCTTGCGAGAGATAGAAATAATCAGAGTGGGTGCGGAAGAGGGACAGTTCAGCTATCAAGGCAAGATCTATCCGGTAAGGCAGGCCGGAGGGGACGGGCAGGTAATTGCCCTGATAACCTGCGACGATCACTAG
- a CDS encoding 1-acyl-sn-glycerol-3-phosphate acyltransferase, producing MTIPKWLKRSIDFSVTIILWMYFTLGYFILFSPFYIFSFLFSINRETSFQKLNHRFFKSFFWVLRIITPRLTIHIDEDVYSIRSSVIVCNHISYLDPILLISLFDQQKTIIKKTFLKVPVFGWLLKTSGYLFTSTEETFATFLLDGVENLKNYLVSGENIFIFPEGTRSRDGKIGRLNKGAFSLAKRCRAPIEVLMIKNTNTLFAPGKWLFNTCAPNTIEVKRILSLQPEYASGTFSIQSLIEQVRQAFEQQRET from the coding sequence ATGACCATTCCCAAATGGCTTAAACGTTCCATTGATTTTAGTGTTACCATTATTTTATGGATGTATTTTACCTTAGGCTATTTCATTTTATTCTCTCCCTTTTACATCTTTTCCTTCCTGTTCTCTATTAATCGCGAAACTTCTTTTCAAAAATTAAATCACCGATTTTTCAAATCGTTTTTTTGGGTTCTGCGAATCATCACCCCCCGTTTAACCATCCATATTGACGAGGACGTTTATTCCATCCGATCTTCGGTTATAGTCTGTAATCATATCTCCTACCTCGACCCGATTCTTCTGATTTCTCTGTTTGATCAACAAAAAACGATCATTAAAAAAACATTTCTAAAGGTGCCTGTTTTCGGATGGCTGCTGAAAACATCGGGTTATTTATTTACATCGACGGAGGAAACTTTCGCCACCTTCTTGCTGGATGGTGTGGAGAACCTTAAAAATTACCTGGTATCGGGGGAGAATATATTTATCTTTCCGGAAGGGACAAGAAGCCGGGATGGAAAGATCGGGCGGCTGAACAAAGGCGCTTTTTCCCTTGCCAAACGATGTCGTGCGCCGATAGAGGTGCTGATGATCAAGAATACGAATACCTTGTTTGCGCCGGGAAAATGGTTATTTAATACCTGTGCTCCCAATACGATTGAAGTAAAGCGGATTTTAAGTCTTCAGCCGGAGTACGCCAGCGGTACCTTTTCGATTCAGTCACTGATCGAGCAAGTCAGGCAGGCATTTGAACAGCAGCGTGAGACCTGA
- a CDS encoding 3-oxoacyl-ACP synthase: protein MERRVVITAGSAITPIGHSKKEIVHSLVNGISGVKRLRQDDLLSRYIHSGVFGTVDYPLEYDFKRQHRKTMGPVAYYACQVAKEVIEASGLENKFITSGRLGVAFGSTHGSPTVQRDIYKIFFGGSSSEYSNIGAVEYLKSMVHTTAVNITKMFGITGRVISSSTACTTGSQSIGFGYESIKFGMQEAMLCGGADEYDTTTVAVFDNLLACSTAFNETPHLTPRPFDSRRDGLVVGEGAGAVLLEEYEHARKRGATILAEVIGFACNNNGGDLILPNLEGITQTLLLALENAGISPDQVDFVSAHATGTKMGDIIEAQAIHKVYGNSPWVAGLKSYMGHTMGTCGAIETILCSYMMEEKFIAPTLNLEEVDDRCDMIRHSLKLQEGKIRIAAIQNFAFGGVNTCLIIKNLADGI from the coding sequence ATGGAAAGAAGAGTCGTCATTACTGCCGGTTCGGCCATTACCCCTATCGGCCATTCCAAAAAAGAAATTGTCCATAGCCTGGTTAATGGCATTTCCGGAGTAAAACGATTACGTCAGGATGATCTGCTGTCAAGGTATATCCATTCCGGAGTTTTCGGGACAGTCGATTATCCGCTTGAGTATGATTTCAAACGCCAACATCGCAAGACCATGGGACCGGTGGCCTATTATGCCTGTCAGGTGGCCAAGGAGGTTATTGAGGCTTCCGGGTTAGAGAATAAGTTTATCACCTCAGGACGTTTAGGCGTAGCCTTTGGATCCACTCATGGCAGCCCTACGGTTCAGAGAGATATCTATAAAATCTTTTTCGGGGGCTCTTCTTCCGAATATTCAAACATCGGCGCAGTGGAATACCTGAAGTCCATGGTCCATACGACAGCCGTGAATATCACCAAGATGTTTGGAATTACGGGGCGGGTCATTTCTTCTTCAACGGCCTGCACTACCGGCAGCCAGTCCATCGGTTTCGGATATGAATCGATTAAGTTCGGGATGCAGGAGGCCATGCTTTGCGGCGGGGCCGACGAATACGACACCACCACTGTTGCAGTATTTGATAATCTGCTGGCCTGTTCAACCGCTTTTAACGAGACCCCGCATCTCACCCCGCGTCCGTTTGACTCGAGAAGGGACGGCCTGGTCGTTGGAGAAGGCGCCGGGGCAGTCCTGTTGGAAGAATATGAACACGCCCGGAAACGGGGGGCTACTATCCTGGCAGAAGTCATTGGGTTTGCCTGTAACAATAACGGCGGTGATTTGATTTTGCCCAATCTGGAGGGCATCACCCAGACGCTTCTGCTGGCACTCGAGAATGCCGGGATTTCCCCGGATCAGGTCGATTTTGTGAGCGCTCATGCCACCGGAACCAAAATGGGGGATATTATTGAGGCCCAGGCCATTCATAAGGTCTATGGGAATTCGCCCTGGGTCGCCGGGTTAAAAAGCTATATGGGACATACCATGGGAACCTGCGGCGCCATCGAAACGATTCTCTGCAGCTACATGATGGAAGAGAAATTCATTGCTCCGACGTTGAATCTGGAGGAAGTTGATGACCGTTGTGATATGATTCGGCATTCCCTGAAACTTCAGGAGGGCAAAATCCGAATTGCCGCTATCCAAAATTTTGCCTTCGGGGGAGTCAATACCTGCCTGATTATCAAAAATCTAGCCGACGGTATTTGA
- a CDS encoding acyl carrier protein — protein MTREELQNEILKILSTEFEIENPDLDADLREKYEFDSIDAIELLVEIERLLKTELTQEEKKQAMDIRTINHVCDYVEALAKTRA, from the coding sequence ATGACACGGGAAGAGCTACAGAATGAAATATTAAAAATCCTATCTACGGAATTTGAAATCGAAAATCCCGACTTGGATGCTGATTTAAGGGAGAAGTATGAGTTCGACAGTATCGACGCCATAGAACTTCTGGTAGAGATTGAAAGGTTATTAAAAACAGAGCTGACTCAGGAAGAAAAAAAGCAGGCGATGGATATTCGGACCATTAATCATGTTTGCGATTATGTGGAAGCCTTGGCCAAAACAAGAGCCTGA